In Thermodesulfobacteriota bacterium, one DNA window encodes the following:
- a CDS encoding bifunctional UDP-4-keto-pentose/UDP-xylose synthase: MKLLILGVNGFIGSNLTERILKDRDWHVYGMDIRDDKIRDLLGHERFHFVEGDVTINKEWIEYHVKKCDVIIPLVAIATPALYIKDPLRVFEIDFEANLYIVRLCVKYGKRLVFPSSSEVYGMCSDKEFDEDRSLLVLGPIRNQRWIYSASKQLLDRVIWAYGYQKGLKFTLFRPFNWIGPKLDELTLEPEKEGSSRVVTQFISNLLLGESIKLVDGGWQRRCFTYVDDGLDCLLKIIENEDNRCDGEIFNIGNPNNDITIRELAYKLREIFINHPNNKKPDKVPEIVEVSSKDFYGEGYQDMSFRVPSIEKAKRILGWEPKVSLDEALKKTLDYYLDLVGASKNGS; the protein is encoded by the coding sequence TTGAAACTTCTCATCCTAGGTGTGAACGGATTTATAGGGAGTAATTTAACGGAGCGAATCCTAAAAGATAGGGATTGGCATGTGTATGGAATGGATATAAGGGATGACAAAATCCGCGATCTATTAGGACACGAGAGATTCCATTTTGTAGAAGGTGATGTAACTATAAACAAGGAATGGATAGAGTACCACGTAAAAAAGTGCGATGTCATAATCCCCCTTGTGGCAATAGCAACGCCAGCCCTCTACATCAAGGACCCACTACGGGTTTTTGAGATCGACTTTGAAGCCAATCTTTACATCGTGAGACTCTGTGTCAAATACGGAAAGAGACTCGTTTTTCCGTCAAGTTCCGAGGTATACGGTATGTGTTCCGACAAAGAATTTGACGAGGATAGAAGCCTTCTCGTTTTAGGTCCAATAAGGAATCAGAGATGGATCTATAGTGCCTCAAAACAGCTTTTGGACAGGGTGATATGGGCGTATGGCTATCAGAAGGGCTTGAAATTTACGCTATTTAGACCTTTTAACTGGATTGGCCCCAAACTCGATGAGCTCACACTGGAGCCCGAAAAGGAAGGTAGTTCGAGGGTTGTCACGCAGTTCATAAGTAATCTACTTTTAGGTGAATCGATAAAACTCGTTGACGGGGGTTGGCAGAGAAGATGTTTCACCTACGTAGATGACGGTCTCGATTGCCTTTTGAAGATCATCGAAAATGAGGACAATAGATGCGATGGGGAAATATTCAACATCGGAAATCCAAATAACGACATAACAATCCGGGAGCTCGCATATAAACTGAGAGAAATTTTTATAAATCATCCTAACAACAAAAAACCGGATAAAGTACCAGAGATAGTGGAGGTAAGCTCAAAGGATTTTTACGGAGAAGGTTACCAGGACATGAGTTTCCGCGTGCCATCCATAGAGAAGGCAAAAAGGATACTCGGCTGGGAACCAAAGGTATCTTTGGACGAAGCCTTAAAAAAAACGCTCGACTATTACCTCGATCTTGTGGGAGCCTCTAAAAATGGCTCATAG
- a CDS encoding histidine phosphatase family protein, producing the protein MKIFLVRHGETEWNKEEVFRGKVDVPLNDKGLDQAKKTGSYLVKFSPEKVYSSPLQRARQTASIIAEINSIPLYLLDELTDMSFGIWEGLSLNEVKTAYPLEFEIWKRCPEKWRMDGAENLKKVRRRVSKAVEKILKENGHGKNVVLVTHRVICKVISLIFLGLPNSGFWRIKFDPASVSIFEYDGSSFVTTLLNNTSHLDHLGVNYSDF; encoded by the coding sequence TTGAAAATCTTCCTCGTAAGACACGGCGAAACGGAGTGGAATAAAGAAGAAGTCTTTAGGGGAAAGGTAGATGTTCCCCTCAACGACAAAGGCCTAGACCAGGCAAAAAAGACAGGGTCTTATCTCGTAAAATTTAGCCCGGAGAAAGTTTACTCAAGTCCACTACAAAGGGCGAGACAGACAGCATCGATCATTGCGGAGATAAACTCGATCCCTCTTTATTTGCTAGATGAATTGACGGATATGAGCTTTGGAATTTGGGAAGGCTTATCCCTCAATGAGGTAAAAACAGCCTATCCTTTGGAGTTCGAAATATGGAAAAGATGTCCGGAGAAATGGAGAATGGATGGCGCTGAAAACTTAAAAAAGGTAAGAAGAAGAGTGTCGAAGGCGGTCGAAAAAATATTAAAGGAAAACGGTCATGGAAAAAATGTTGTGCTTGTGACCCACAGAGTCATATGCAAGGTCATCTCTTTGATATTCCTTGGGCTCCCAAACAGCGGTTTCTGGCGCATAAAATTTGATCCAGCATCAGTAAGCATTTTTGAATACGATGGTTCTAGTTTTGTAACTACGCTTCTTAACAACACTTCCCACCTAGACCATTTAGGTGTCAATTACAGTGATTTTTGA
- a CDS encoding tRNA 4-thiouridine(8) synthase ThiI encodes MLYFNFAMTTSARPKALALYSGGLDSTLAILILLEQKIEVEALSFVHDFGCGKNREHILETAKRFGFSVNFITLEEEFINMVKNPKHGYGKNMNPCIDCRILMLKKAKEYARESGASFFVTGEVLNQRPLSQKRNVLKLIDREAGLEGYVLRPLSALNLEPTIPEKEGLVKRELLFGFEGRSRKPQIALAKKFGLIDYPQPAGGCLLTDPIYSLRFKELLKMNPNPSPRDIKLLGIGRHFRLSQSCKVIVGRNRKENEILERIANEGDFILKASDYPGPTLLIAGTSGEAEWRLAASICARYSDGKNRGPVKVTIYRPKSGEEISKTPVAEYTIETIDYDTIEKLLIAPLPYQKSL; translated from the coding sequence ATGTTATACTTTAATTTCGCTATGACAACAAGTGCGCGTCCGAAAGCCTTAGCACTGTACTCCGGTGGCCTCGATAGTACGCTTGCGATCCTGATCCTTCTCGAGCAAAAAATAGAAGTTGAGGCTTTGTCATTTGTACACGATTTTGGTTGTGGAAAAAATCGCGAGCACATTCTAGAGACCGCAAAAAGGTTCGGTTTTTCGGTTAACTTTATCACCCTCGAAGAAGAATTCATAAATATGGTTAAAAATCCAAAGCACGGCTACGGAAAAAACATGAACCCGTGTATAGACTGTAGGATACTCATGCTCAAAAAAGCAAAAGAATATGCCCGTGAAAGTGGGGCCTCTTTTTTTGTTACCGGGGAGGTCTTAAACCAGAGACCTCTAAGTCAGAAAAGGAATGTTTTAAAGCTTATCGACAGAGAAGCGGGTTTAGAGGGCTATGTTCTTAGACCCCTTTCCGCACTGAATCTTGAGCCGACTATCCCCGAAAAGGAAGGCCTTGTAAAAAGGGAGCTCCTTTTTGGTTTTGAGGGTCGCTCAAGGAAACCGCAAATCGCTTTAGCAAAGAAATTTGGTCTTATAGACTATCCACAGCCCGCAGGCGGTTGTCTACTTACAGATCCCATCTATTCACTACGTTTTAAAGAACTCCTAAAGATGAATCCCAATCCTTCGCCAAGAGATATCAAGCTTTTGGGAATCGGAAGGCATTTCCGACTGAGTCAATCCTGTAAAGTGATAGTGGGAAGAAATAGGAAGGAAAACGAAATCTTGGAGAGAATCGCAAACGAAGGAGACTTTATCCTTAAAGCTTCTGACTACCCAGGTCCCACTCTTCTTATTGCTGGTACTTCTGGGGAAGCTGAATGGAGGCTTGCAGCTTCAATCTGTGCAAGATATTCGGACGGAAAAAATAGGGGTCCAGTAAAAGTAACCATCTACAGACCTAAATCAGGGGAAGAAATCTCAAAGACACCAGTGGCAGAATACACGATAGAAACGATTGATTACGACACCATTGAAAAGCTCCTCATAGCTCCACTTCCTTATCAAAAATCACTGTAA
- a CDS encoding glycosyltransferase, which yields MEGTSSVNEKPYISVIVPVFNEEENLPELQERLMRSLSQVGKPFEILYVNDGSTDRTQEILESFHKRYPNVKVIEFLTNCGQHLAIMKGFEAAKGDIVITIDADLQNPPEEIKKLVQKMEEGYEIVATYRKDRKDSIFRKIPSYFASVITSYLTGVKLRDYGCMLRAYRRNIVEYVNMSSQASTFVPVLANTFAKKIAEIEVEHHERKRGKTKYSLFKLLRLNFDIMTNFSMFPIQFIGVMGVAIAAIGLLFAIFLFIRRLIVGPEVEGIFTLFAILFFFIGVQILALGVIGEYIGRIYMEVRKRPRYIVKKELL from the coding sequence ATGGAAGGAACTTCAAGCGTGAACGAGAAACCGTACATTTCTGTCATTGTTCCTGTCTTCAACGAGGAAGAAAACCTTCCTGAGCTTCAGGAAAGATTGATGAGAAGTCTTTCTCAAGTGGGAAAACCTTTCGAGATATTATATGTGAACGACGGAAGTACGGATAGGACCCAAGAAATACTCGAGAGTTTCCACAAAAGATATCCCAACGTGAAAGTGATCGAGTTTTTGACAAACTGTGGTCAGCATTTAGCAATAATGAAGGGTTTTGAAGCGGCTAAAGGAGATATCGTTATCACTATCGATGCCGACCTTCAGAATCCTCCGGAGGAGATAAAAAAACTTGTACAAAAGATGGAGGAAGGTTATGAGATAGTTGCGACGTACAGAAAAGACAGAAAAGATTCAATCTTTCGTAAAATCCCATCGTATTTTGCAAGCGTCATCACTTCTTATCTTACAGGGGTAAAACTTAGGGATTACGGTTGCATGCTTAGGGCTTATAGAAGGAACATTGTCGAATACGTAAACATGTCCTCTCAAGCATCGACATTTGTGCCAGTTTTGGCGAACACTTTTGCAAAAAAAATTGCGGAGATAGAGGTTGAGCACCACGAAAGAAAAAGGGGAAAGACTAAATACAGTTTGTTTAAGCTTCTTAGGCTAAATTTCGACATCATGACAAACTTCTCCATGTTTCCAATCCAGTTTATAGGAGTAATGGGGGTGGCAATTGCTGCCATTGGCCTCTTATTTGCCATCTTTCTCTTCATAAGAAGGCTCATCGTAGGTCCGGAAGTTGAGGGGATATTCACCCTTTTTGCCATTCTCTTTTTCTTCATCGGTGTCCAGATTCTAGCTCTCGGAGTCATAGGGGAATACATAGGCAGGATCTACATGGAAGTTAGAAAAAGACCGAGATACATAGTAAAAAAGGAACTCTTATGA
- a CDS encoding formyltransferase: MKAVVFAYHEIGYVCMEELLNAGVEIPLLFTHEDDPSENIWFRPPRILAEKYKIPYVVPTSLKDEKWLSIVRKENPDYIFSFYYRYIIPKEYLSIPKVAPLNLHGSLLPKYRGRQPANWVLINGETETGVTLHIMEEKPDTGPIVAQKRVIIEFEDDISTLNQKLVEAARSLMREVLPDLKLKKIVSVPQSGPSSYFSKRKPEDGLILWEKDAISLYNLVRAVTHPYPGAFTFFGGRKLYIWKAYPKDEEHSFKPGTVVSETPFFVATGRGFLRLDRVQLEKEEEMEGSDFARIYNMKGKVLGGIT; encoded by the coding sequence ATGAAAGCCGTAGTATTTGCGTACCACGAGATCGGATATGTATGCATGGAGGAGCTTCTAAACGCAGGTGTTGAGATCCCACTGCTTTTTACGCATGAAGACGATCCTTCCGAGAACATATGGTTTAGACCACCACGCATCCTTGCAGAGAAGTATAAGATTCCGTATGTTGTCCCCACTTCCTTAAAAGACGAAAAGTGGCTTAGCATTGTGAGAAAGGAGAATCCGGACTACATATTCTCCTTTTACTACAGGTACATAATTCCAAAAGAGTACCTTTCCATACCGAAAGTGGCACCCCTTAACCTTCATGGTTCACTGCTTCCAAAGTATAGAGGGAGGCAACCTGCCAATTGGGTCCTCATAAATGGAGAAACGGAAACAGGGGTAACCCTACATATTATGGAAGAGAAACCTGACACAGGTCCAATCGTTGCTCAAAAGAGGGTGATTATAGAATTTGAAGACGACATTTCCACACTTAATCAAAAATTAGTCGAAGCCGCAAGATCGTTGATGAGGGAAGTTTTACCCGATCTAAAATTAAAAAAAATAGTTTCGGTCCCCCAAAGTGGTCCGTCATCCTATTTTTCCAAGCGAAAACCTGAAGATGGGTTGATTTTGTGGGAAAAAGACGCAATAAGCCTATATAATCTTGTAAGAGCAGTAACCCATCCGTACCCTGGAGCATTTACTTTTTTTGGAGGAAGAAAGCTTTACATCTGGAAAGCCTATCCAAAGGATGAAGAACACTCGTTTAAACCAGGAACTGTAGTTTCCGAAACCCCTTTTTTTGTGGCAACCGGAAGGGGTTTCTTAAGGCTAGACAGGGTCCAGCTGGAAAAGGAAGAGGAGATGGAAGGTTCTGATTTCGCGAGAATTTACAATATGAAAGGTAAAGTCCTTGGAGGTATAACTTGA